The stretch of DNA TTTTTAGTGGTTTGAAACTCCGATTAAAGGAATGCGTTGTGTGACCTGACCTCTAAAATTTCTTGGAAGAGCCCGAGTACAAGATCGCACCTAGCTTAAGATTCTCCTTTTTACTTCAAATAGCCTTAAAATGGATTGCTTGTGAGTCTAGCTACTACACAAGCACAGCTTAATTACTTGCCAAATTTCCAAGGTACAACTGAGAAATCACATCTAGCTTGTGATACGCGACATATAGAGCTTTTGCATGATCTCCAAAAAGATACGAGACATGGAGCTTTCGCATGATCTCCAAAAAGATACTACGAGACATGCATAGAGCTTGCATGATCTCGAGAGAAAACCCTCGTAGCTTCGCCCTCTGTGCTCGATCGGAAATGAAGCACGAACTAGGCACAGCTAGTGAAATTAGAGTATAATCATCGGAAAGATACTGCTGTAATTACCCGGTGCTCGGAGGTGAGCTGCAAGATCTCGCCGCCGCGGGAGATGACGGCCCTGGAGATGCCGCAGTTGGCGAGCACCACGTACTCCTCCAGGACCAGCGCCACGAGAGCCGTCGCGCCGGCGACCGACGCGTCCACACCGCCTGCTCCCTCCAGCAGCTCCGCGTCCACTGTCTGGAACGCGTCCGCCATGGCCGTCCTCCACCATCCCTCCACGTCTCCCTGCGGCCCGTGGAGGAACCGCGGGGCCTCGGCGAGCAGCTCGCGCAAGATCTGGTCCGCGATGGCGCCGTGCAGCCGCTCCGTCAGGTAATTGGCGACGGCCGCGCCCGAGTGGCCGTCGAAGACCCCGAAGTAGTCGAGCCCCATGGGCGGCGACAGCTCCGTGAACGACGGCACGGCAGCCAGGGCGCCCGTCAGCTCCGGTTGCCGGCCTTTGAGGGCGGACAAGCCGTAGGACACGTACAGCGCAGGACATGAACCCCATCCCCATCCAAGCGACGACGGTCCCGCCGGTGCCGCCGTCTCCGCTGCTGGGGCCTCACCGTTGGTCGGCATCGCTATCTAACTCGTCTTTGCCGCGTTCCGGGAGAGACGGGGAGACCTCTGCAGCTTGGCTTCCGAATAGTGGTGCCCGAGCCTGTCTTAAATCCtccttagagcatctacaactaAAATTGTCAAATCCGAATCTTACATGTCTGCGGATGCGTCCGGTCATATCCACGGACAGTGGTCATGTAGGTATTAAAAATAAACCTGTAcaattggtttcatcaaatcgaaTCCTTAAATTCATACTAGTCTCATGCAAAGTAAAATTACATACATCGTTAGACACATGTCATCGGACTATCAAAAATTGACATGTTCTGCTACAAATGAAATGACAATGAAAAAGGTCGTCCTTGTCCTTGTCATCTTCCTTGTCAGAGTAGCGGTCAAAGACGCAAAACAAATCAAAGCGGTCTGCTCACCGTCGGAGCTGTCTGATCGGTCCTCGTCCTTCTcctggggagggggggggggtgccacGAACCGCCGTgctttgctcttttgccatggcATGGACCGCTCTCCTTCGCCGCTTGTCGGTGATGCGGGCACGGAGGTCTTCCTCCTCCCGTGCCGGCGTGCGGCTCCACGTTAAGGGCTACCATGGCATCTCGCGCCCGCAGCCTCGTGCGGCGGGCATGCCATGCCTCTTGCTCGTTTTGGCTGCAAACCATGGAGGCGGATATGGCCTCTGTTTGGGCTCCCGGTGCCGCAGGGACGAGACGTCACCTAAGTGATTCCGTTGGCCAAGCCGGTTGCACCAGcatgatttttttttaaaactatgatgatttttatagCAAATTCGGAAACTATACATCCTAATGCAGAAAAATCAATAGTATCACCCTGTCGGCTTCATGTCGGTCGAAGAGAGACTTTGCGGCTAACTGTTGGCCAAAAAGGACTTTTCGGCCAACCGTTGACCAAAGAGTCCCTCTTCGGCCAACACCTACTCTACTGTTTTAGAAAATTCATATCAATTAGGATTTTTAGTATtttaatttgattctttttgcattatattagaaattttatgaagtttctgTAGATATCAAGTTTGACTAGATTTTATGCCATTTCTTTTAATTTTAATTGCTTTCAATTGAGCAGACCGCCTTCATCCACCGGCCCCGGCTGATTCTAGTGCCATTTGAGCCGAGGCAATGGATTCCCGACGGATAAATTTCCACCGCGGGGGTCGCACTCCTCCCGAGAGCGTCGAAGAATAGCGCTGATAGCCATCTCCTCCTCGGGATCACAAGGGATGAGGTCCCAGTCCTCAGATCCGGACCTCTCGAAGTCAAATCTAGTGCCCACCATGAAGGTGTACACCGGAGTTCGCCGAAGAGGAGCTTGGATACTGTGGAAGGGGAGTGAAGTGGACTGGAGTGCAGCTAGAGTTTCGTTCGAACCGCGGATAGGGTTAAATATTGTGGAGTCGGTGGGCCAATGTGGAACGAATCTGACATGTCGGACACGTCCGGATGTGTCTATATCTGCCCCACCTATGAGATGAATATGGGGTTACCGGTCAACCCAGACGTTTGGGCTGTGTTTCAGGCGTTCGCTTGGGTAGCAATTTTGCGTTTGGACAGTCCATAGCACTCCCAAGGATCTGCTTGTAGATGTCCTTAGCACTCCCAAGAATCCGAGTGTCCAGAGACCAAAACTCAGTTGTAAAGGGCCCTTGAGAAGTAACTAGCAGAGTGGCAAGATATAAAAAAAACTAGTAGGTCTTAGATTTTGATATGGTGTCTAGTGCATAATAACTTTGACTAATATTTGCAAATGAGTATGCTTGTGGAAGTTATACTTTGATTGCACGCATTCTAGGGCAATATCATCTATTTTAGAAACGAAGGGAATTCCAGTTTTTCTTGAATTATTCCTTGGTGCTGCCATTATTGGATTTACCACTATATTAGATTTGATATATTAATTAAATATTATAGCAATAGCAAAAAATCATGCTTGACAATGTACAAATTTGTTGTACAATGTACAAATTTGTGGCCAGCGTATCCACCTACGGGGGCACATGAGTATGTATATATTAATTGAGGCAAATTGACAAGGATTACATGACTTAATACAAATTTAATATTCAAGGCATATCCATGGTTAAACATAACCGATCTTTTATAGATTGAGAAGGGTACAATATCAAATCATATCTAACATCTCTCCCTCTCAACCTCATAAGATTTTGATTGCTCTGGAATTCTTCAAGGAGCTCAACCGGAGGTGCCTTCCTGAAGCTAGTGCACAATTGATCTACAGATGAAGGGACGATCGAATCTCAAGATGCTTTGTAACTCTTTCTATGACTAGTAAATACGTATGTGCAATGTACGTTGATATTAGGCAGTATATTAATTGCATGCAAAAAAATAGGAAGGATATTATTTGTATGCTAATTATAGCGTGGAATAGATATTTGATATCATATTAACTGCATGcttaaacgtgttgagcgctcacCATTGGAGCAGTCTGAGTCATTGGATTGATCTGTTTTGATGGCCGAGATTTGTTTAAATCTTCAACTTCGAGTCTTTTTTATATTATATAGGATATAGATATAGATGAAATGCAAACCAATTTATATGTGTTTTTTCATTGCATGAAAGATATGATAAGATGAAAGTTACGTTGTTACTAAACTATCACAACAAGATGATGGCACTCTTTTCTAAGGGAAACCAAGTTGTTATGCAATGACTGAACCTAGATGGTTTCGGCAATGGCATTCGCCAGATAATTGTATTCATCTTCAAGGCTCGATATCGACAATATGAATTATGTTCCCGCTGATGTATTTTTGTAATGGATACAAAAAGTTATCCTCTATGCCCAATCATCTCGGGAAGGCCTTCTTAGGAATTATATAGGTGTTTGTAATAGATAtggaaaaagaaaaggaaaaatcaaATTTATGTTTTCCTTTCTAGCTCAAGGAACGTGTTTTGGGGCACTGGCTCCCGCCGTGCACCCAATCTAGCCAGTGTATCGACCTCTTGATCAACATCGCGCTGGGTGTGATGAAACTCTAAGCCATCAAGCTGAGCTGGTATCTGCATGACTATGTTGTTGTATGCCAGTGATGGAGCTAGACCAAATGTGTTGGGGGACAAGAAGGAATATATGAgtgttttttttggggggggggggcaaaagCTAAAAAAAATATTCACAAGTTGCTTCAAAGCTGGGGGTGGGGGCATAGCCCCCCAGCAATACATATAGCTCTGCGGTTGTTGTATGCCATCATCTTTGGGTCCTTGGCATCGAACTCAGCACTGATCTAGGAAATAGAAAGGTTAGAGTCACCTCGGACTTCCAGACATTGGATCCCCATGGAGACGGCCATCTAAAGACAGTGTAGTGGTGCCTCATACTATGTGTGTTGTTCGAGTCCGTGTACATGATTTGCAACATGTACTTTGTGACATCGCTGCTTGGGGAGATGAGGACAATTCCAGCCCCCAAGTCGGCCAACATCCTGGATCTGTTGAAATACATGACCCAATTTGTATAGGCAACATGCTCTTTAGGGACCTCGATCTCCGTCTATTCGGCAATAAAATCTGCCAACACCTCAGACTTAACAGCCTGGTGTGGCTGATATTGGATCTCATAATATAAGAGCTTGATGGTCAACTTCGTGATCCGGCATGTGGCATAGTGGTTGTTTCATGATGTTTGGTGGTGGCTCTTAGTTCTAAACGTCCTTAACCAAGTCCGGTATGAGTTTCATAGCTTGATTAAATCTACTA from Triticum urartu cultivar G1812 chromosome 3, Tu2.1, whole genome shotgun sequence encodes:
- the LOC125548161 gene encoding probable protein phosphatase 2C 8, with amino-acid sequence MPTNGEAPAAETAAPAGPSSLGWGWGSCPALYVSYGLSALKGRQPELTGALAAVPSFTELSPPMGLDYFGVFDGHSGAAVANYLTERLHGAIADQILRELLAEAPRFLHGPQGDVEGWWRTAMADAFQTVDAELLEGAGGVDASVAGATALVALVLEEYVVLANCGISRAVISRGGEILQLTSEHRPNRPDEKQRVENGGGRVDESTNTVDEFLPTSRAFGSYLYKQYVIAEPEVTAVGRDPRDEFLILATAGLWDSVSPVEACRVVERKLRSRSRSAMEWGKAADNNTVSATVLAKELAQHAVRAGSTGNVSVIVVLFRDDPVATASPAPVLASGRVQRPRRGCRSCGSP